Proteins co-encoded in one Streptomyces sp. NBC_01571 genomic window:
- a CDS encoding RNA-binding protein: protein MPPAFVHRITKYDPADRDERGHYTGAEDTVSDHGPVEAAYLAAVAAFADASGIDRLEIREPAVTGFANFGAEPPVEGHGLGLLFPADLTGYHDGAEVSLPVALELVRAMLRDQGVWCRLEAGGRFTVHVGWDQYLYVGSDRPCTDAVAHTRELGLFPEPMAASPYAAELEEPEVIQAADEDFWTQLHTELASRQALLLEETCVRNAARWHRLTPESLDAVRAGLGPRALLSAWPDLTSDVDTVLTGLPEEGSVEFVWEAPDGTISRAIVDDTDHQQLATLVAGARAARALPLHVAEHHPLLSAVLPDSDGVLRARW, encoded by the coding sequence GTGCCACCCGCCTTCGTCCACCGGATCACCAAGTACGACCCTGCCGACCGCGATGAGCGCGGCCACTACACAGGTGCGGAGGACACGGTCAGCGACCACGGGCCTGTCGAAGCGGCGTACCTGGCGGCGGTCGCCGCCTTCGCGGACGCCTCGGGCATCGACCGGCTGGAGATCCGCGAGCCCGCGGTCACCGGTTTCGCCAACTTCGGTGCGGAGCCGCCGGTTGAGGGACACGGCCTCGGTCTGCTGTTCCCTGCCGACCTCACCGGCTACCACGACGGGGCCGAGGTCTCCCTTCCGGTCGCCCTGGAACTGGTCCGGGCCATGCTCCGCGACCAGGGCGTCTGGTGTCGGCTGGAGGCGGGAGGCAGGTTCACCGTGCACGTCGGGTGGGACCAGTACCTGTACGTGGGCAGCGACCGCCCCTGTACGGACGCCGTGGCCCATACACGGGAACTCGGCCTCTTCCCGGAACCCATGGCGGCTTCCCCCTACGCAGCGGAGCTCGAGGAACCCGAAGTCATCCAGGCCGCTGACGAGGACTTCTGGACGCAACTGCACACGGAGCTGGCCTCACGGCAGGCGCTGCTCCTGGAGGAGACCTGCGTCCGCAACGCCGCACGCTGGCACCGCCTTACGCCGGAGAGCCTCGACGCGGTGCGCGCGGGTCTCGGCCCGCGCGCCCTGCTGAGCGCCTGGCCCGACCTGACCTCGGATGTAGACACGGTCCTCACAGGGCTTCCCGAGGAAGGATCCGTGGAGTTCGTCTGGGAGGCACCGGACGGGACGATCAGCCGCGCGATCGTCGACGACACCGACCACCAGCAACTCGCCACCCTGGTGGCCGGCGCACGAGCGGCCCGCGCCCTGCCTTTGCACGTCGCCGAACATCACCCGCTGCTGAGTGCCGTCCTGCCCGACAGCGACGGCGTGCTGCGTGCCCGGTGGTGA
- a CDS encoding WhiB family transcriptional regulator, with protein sequence MTSATTDWRENSACGSADADELFADSPRQKRAKLICMGCPVRTECLAEALDERIEFGVWGGMTERERRVLLRRKPDVASWLSVLEAARDGMVSRAG encoded by the coding sequence ATGACGAGTGCGACGACCGACTGGAGAGAGAACTCCGCCTGTGGCAGCGCCGATGCGGATGAGCTGTTCGCGGACAGTCCGCGCCAGAAGCGGGCCAAGCTGATCTGCATGGGGTGTCCGGTGCGCACGGAGTGTCTGGCTGAGGCTCTCGATGAGCGCATCGAGTTCGGTGTGTGGGGCGGCATGACCGAGCGGGAGCGCAGAGTGCTGCTGCGGCGCAAGCCGGACGTCGCCTCCTGGCTCTCTGTACTGGAAGCAGCCCGGGACGGCATGGTGTCCCGGGCCGGCTGA
- the tnpA gene encoding IS200/IS605 family transposase has protein sequence MSPRWEPNPDVRTGRHVAYHLHAHLVFVTKYRRDVFDDTMLKRCEEIMREVCTSFEVELREFNGEADHVHLLVHYPPKIALSKLINSLKGVSSRYLRAEYTGRLHRIGMGSVFWSRSYFSGSCGGAPLTVIRQYIESQKRPV, from the coding sequence ATGTCACCGCGTTGGGAACCAAACCCTGATGTCCGTACCGGACGTCACGTCGCTTACCACCTGCATGCTCACTTGGTGTTTGTCACCAAATATCGGCGCGATGTCTTCGATGACACCATGCTCAAGCGCTGCGAAGAGATCATGCGGGAGGTCTGCACCAGCTTCGAAGTGGAACTGCGCGAGTTCAACGGCGAAGCCGACCACGTCCACCTGCTCGTGCACTACCCGCCGAAGATCGCCCTGTCCAAGCTGATCAACAGCCTCAAGGGCGTCAGCTCCCGCTACCTGCGGGCCGAGTACACCGGCCGGCTACACCGCATCGGGATGGGCTCGGTGTTCTGGTCGCGCTCCTACTTCTCCGGCTCTTGCGGCGGTGCACCACTGACCGTGATCCGTCAGTACATCGAAAGCCAGAAGCGGCCTGTCTGA